A single Candidatus Methylomirabilota bacterium DNA region contains:
- the hemL gene encoding glutamate-1-semialdehyde 2,1-aminomutase encodes MSRSSSLFSSAQRLMPGGVNSPVRAFRGVGGTPFFVARAAGARIEDVDGRSYVDFLGSWGPLILGHAHPSVVEALGDAARRGTSYGAPTEGEVEMAALIARAMPSMEMMRLVSSGTEAAMSAIRLARGATGRDLVVKFDGCYHGHADSLLVKAGSGGATFGVPDSGGVPAALAALTVALPFNDLDAVSRLMAARGHDVAVVVVEPVAGNMGVVPPTPGYLQGLRDLCTRHGALLLFDEVITGFRVGPGGAQARYGVRPDLTCLGKIIGGGLPVGAYGGRRDLMEQISPLGPVYQAGTLSGNPLAVAAGLATLRALADPAVYERLEMLGARVESGLVDAARHAGVPLTVNRVGSMLTAFFTASPVVDLASAKRSDTTRYARFFHAMLERGVFLAASQFEAAFVSLAHTDDDLEAAARAAREAMKTLA; translated from the coding sequence ATGAGCCGGTCCAGCTCGCTCTTCTCGTCCGCCCAACGCCTGATGCCGGGCGGGGTCAACAGCCCGGTACGCGCCTTCCGCGGCGTCGGCGGCACGCCCTTCTTCGTGGCGCGGGCCGCGGGCGCCCGCATCGAGGACGTGGATGGGCGCTCGTACGTGGACTTCCTCGGCTCGTGGGGCCCGCTCATCCTCGGGCACGCGCATCCCTCGGTGGTGGAGGCGCTGGGCGACGCCGCGCGCCGCGGCACCAGCTATGGCGCGCCCACCGAGGGCGAGGTCGAGATGGCAGCGCTCATCGCGCGGGCCATGCCGTCGATGGAGATGATGCGGCTGGTGTCGTCGGGCACGGAGGCCGCGATGAGCGCGATCCGTCTCGCGCGCGGCGCCACCGGCCGCGACCTCGTCGTGAAGTTCGACGGCTGCTATCACGGCCATGCCGATAGCCTGCTCGTGAAGGCGGGATCGGGCGGCGCCACCTTCGGCGTGCCCGACAGCGGCGGCGTGCCTGCGGCGCTCGCCGCGCTCACGGTGGCGCTCCCGTTCAACGATCTCGACGCCGTCTCGCGGCTGATGGCCGCGCGGGGACATGACGTCGCGGTGGTGGTGGTGGAGCCGGTGGCCGGGAACATGGGCGTGGTGCCGCCCACGCCGGGTTACCTCCAGGGCCTGCGCGACCTGTGCACGCGGCACGGCGCGCTGCTCCTCTTCGACGAGGTGATCACTGGCTTCCGCGTGGGGCCCGGCGGCGCGCAGGCACGCTACGGAGTGCGGCCCGACCTCACGTGCCTCGGCAAGATCATCGGCGGGGGGCTGCCGGTGGGCGCCTACGGCGGGCGGCGCGATCTCATGGAGCAGATCTCGCCGCTCGGGCCCGTCTATCAGGCCGGCACGCTGTCGGGCAATCCGCTCGCGGTGGCCGCGGGGCTCGCGACGCTGCGCGCGCTCGCCGATCCCGCCGTCTATGAGCGGCTCGAGATGCTGGGGGCGCGCGTCGAATCCGGATTGGTGGACGCCGCTCGCCACGCGGGCGTGCCGCTCACCGTGAATCGCGTGGGCTCCATGCTCACCGCTTTCTTCACCGCCTCACCCGTCGTCGATCTCGCCTCCGCCAAGCGCTCGGACACCACGCGCTATGCCCGGTTCTTCCACGCCATGCTCGAGCGCGGCGTCTTCCTCGCCGCGTCCCAGTTCGAGGCCGCGTTCGTCTCGCTCGCCCACACCGACGACGATCTCGAGGCGGCGGCCCGGGCGGCCCGGGAAGCCATGAAAACGCTCGCCTAA
- a CDS encoding MoaD family protein yields MSVQVYIPTPFRRATSNKDRVSVEAPNVKALLDDLEAQYAGLKGLVRNEQGEIHHHVNIYVNSEAIESLGGLATALKDGDEVSIIPALAGGAAPAASASTR; encoded by the coding sequence ATGAGCGTGCAGGTCTACATCCCGACACCGTTTCGGCGCGCCACGAGCAACAAGGATCGAGTGTCCGTCGAGGCCCCGAACGTGAAGGCCCTGCTCGACGACCTCGAGGCGCAGTACGCCGGGCTCAAGGGACTGGTGCGTAACGAGCAGGGAGAGATCCACCACCACGTGAACATCTACGTGAACAGCGAGGCCATCGAGTCGCTCGGGGGACTCGCCACCGCGCTCAAGGATGGAGACGAGGTCTCCATTATCCCGGCCCTCGCCGGGGGCGCTGCCCCCGCGGCGTCCGCGTCGACCCGGTGA
- a CDS encoding M67 family metallopeptidase — MALTPEEFARVEAQAVAEYPAECCGVVLARSGTPERLFLPCRNIQDELNRKDPERHPRNARTAYYIDPRDLLTIGRREAEGFRVATIYHSHIDTGAYFSETDKRNALVNGEPAYPDAIYVVVSVMGGRVDGANAFAWDAARRDFVPVGFTIPTPAR; from the coding sequence GTGGCGCTCACGCCGGAGGAGTTCGCGCGGGTCGAAGCCCAGGCCGTCGCGGAGTATCCCGCGGAATGCTGCGGGGTCGTGCTCGCGCGCTCGGGCACGCCGGAGCGGCTGTTCCTGCCATGCCGCAACATCCAGGACGAGCTCAACCGCAAGGATCCTGAGCGGCATCCGCGCAATGCCCGCACCGCGTACTACATCGACCCGCGCGACCTGCTGACGATCGGGCGTCGTGAGGCCGAGGGCTTTCGGGTCGCGACCATCTACCACTCGCACATCGACACCGGCGCCTATTTCTCCGAGACCGACAAGCGCAACGCGCTCGTCAACGGCGAGCCCGCGTATCCCGACGCAATCTACGTGGTGGTGTCGGTGATGGGCGGGCGGGTCGACGGCGCCAATGCCTTCGCCTGGGACGCGGCCCGACGCGACTTCGTGCCCGTCGGCTTCACGATTCCGACCCCCGCCCGCTAG